TACAGAAGGGTAACCCCTATAGGAAGTGAAGTTGCAATGGAAGATTTTTTACAGCCAGGAAATCGTCAGGTTGCAGCTGGATACGTTGTTTACGGCTCCTCTACCATGTTGGTTTTTTCTACAGGTAATGGAGTTAATGGATTCACATTAGAGCCGTCATTGGGGCTTTTCTGCCTATCTCACCCTAACTTAAAATCCCCTGAGGGAGGTAAAATTTACAGCATAAACGAGGGTAATTTCACCCAGTTTTCACCAGCACTTCAGAATTATATCCACCTATGTAAAAGTGATAAGAACATTAACGGAAAAGCGATGAGTGCCCGTTACATTGGTTCTTTGGTTGCGGATTTTCACAGAAATTTATTGAAGGGTGGAATATATATTTACCCAGGAACAAAATCGGCTCCCAATGGTAAATTAAGGCTATTGTATGAAGCGAATCCCCTTGCTTTTTTAATTGAGCAGGCAGGTGGATCGGCATCTAATGGAAACAAAAGAATTTTAGACATTCATCCTACCGAGTTACACCAGAGATGTCCGCTATTTATTGGTTCAAAAAAATTGGTGGATGAAGCGGTAAAACACATTGCCTCATCCGAAAAAACAGAGGCGCTGGGATAAAGTAAATGCAGGTAAACGATCTTCTAGGAAAATTTATTCTTCACCCGAAAACCGAGTTAATAAACCGGAAAATTGGTGAAAGAGGCATACATCTTGGTTTAAAAGGATTGGTTGGATCTGGAGCTGCCATGGTAGCCCAAGCAACTATCAGATCATCCAACAAAAACCACGTATTTGTTCTAAATGATAAAGAGGAAGCCGCTTATTTTCTAAATGATCTCGAAAATACAGATCCCGATCTAAAACCTCTTTTCTTTCCAGACTCAAGCAAATTGGCCTACGAGGAGCTAGTAACCGATAACGCTAAT
The genomic region above belongs to Luteibaculum oceani and contains:
- the fbp gene encoding class 1 fructose-bisphosphatase, whose translation is MAKVTTLSEFIINNQKDFPYETSDLSRLLSSIQIAAKIVNREVNRAGLTDNILGAVGSTNVQGEEQQKLDVYANDRFIEAMASQKVVCGIGSEENDHFLGAEHGLSKDGQYIVMMDPLDGSSNIDVNVSIGTIFSIYRRVTPIGSEVAMEDFLQPGNRQVAAGYVVYGSSTMLVFSTGNGVNGFTLEPSLGLFCLSHPNLKSPEGGKIYSINEGNFTQFSPALQNYIHLCKSDKNINGKAMSARYIGSLVADFHRNLLKGGIYIYPGTKSAPNGKLRLLYEANPLAFLIEQAGGSASNGNKRILDIHPTELHQRCPLFIGSKKLVDEAVKHIASSEKTEALG